In Zingiber officinale cultivar Zhangliang chromosome 1A, Zo_v1.1, whole genome shotgun sequence, a genomic segment contains:
- the LOC122031719 gene encoding probable calcium-binding protein CML32: MKIMDSFLRSFQFQKKSRSKKKRSSLSVASSSFSSSSSDEYSIVSGGDGGGGGSQSTPRSVLPVAAATGDDSSSFLRDLFALFDRDGDGKITRLEIESVLRRLAPAHDPPTAEEVASMVAEVDCDGDGCISFDEFAAVEAALVAGAAGDEQELMREAFAVFDADGDGKISAEELHGVFDLLFRDRECTVEECRRMIRGVDTDGDGFVGFDEFVTMMMDGGEAF, from the coding sequence ATGAAGATAATGGATTCCTTCCTCAGATCCTTCCAGTTCCAGAAGAAgagcaggagcaagaagaagcgtAGTAGCCTTTCCGtcgcttcctcttctttctcttcttcctcctccgacGAGTATTCCATCGTCTCCGGCGGCGATGGCGGCGGCGGGGGGTCGCAGAGCACCCCCCGATCCGTCCTCCCTGTTGCCGCCGCCACCGGAGACGACTCCTCCTCCTTCCTGCGCGACCTCTTCGCCCTCTTCGACCGCGACGGCGACGGCAAGATCACTCGCCTCGAGATCGAGTCCGTGCTGCGTCGCTTGGCCCCCGCCCACGACCCCCCCACCGCTGAGGAGGTCGCCTCCATGGTCGCCGAGGTCGACTGCGACGGCGACGGGTGCATCAGCTTCGACGAGTTCGCAGCCGTCGAGGCCGCGCTCGTCGCCGGCGCTGCCGGCGACGAGCAGGAGCTCATGAGGGAGGCCTTCGCGGTGTTCGACGCCGACGGCGACGGGAAGATCTCGGCGGAGGAGCTCCACGGGGTGTTCGATCTGTTGTTCCGCGACCGCGAGTGCACCGTCGAAGAGTGCCGGCGGATGATCCGCGGCGTCGACACCGACGGCGACGGGTTCGTGGGGTTCGACGAGTTCGTCACGATGATGATGGACGGCGGGGAGGCGTTCTAG